CTGTTGAACCGACTCTACAATCCGGAAGCAACAACTGAGAACAATTACCAACTATCTGAGTCCGGAATCTATCGTGTTCCACTTAACCCGATCAAAGAGGAAACATTGGAATACCTCTCAACCTTACCCTTAACGGCACAACCCGAAGTATTCGGGCTACATGAAAATGCAGATATCACCAGGAACATTGAGGAAACTAATATGGTTAGTATAGCTTCATAAAGTTTTCGAAAACACCGCCATACTAATGAATTTCCATACAGCTTTTAGAGAAAGTACTACAGACACAAACGCAGCTTCTAACCAAAGGATCATCGGGTGACAAAGATGAACAAAAAATAGATCCCGTTCTGTTTGTCTGCAAGGAGATCATGAAAAAGCTCCCGGCACCTTTCGACGTTGAGGGAACTAGCGAAAAGTTCCCGATTCTCTACATGAACTCGATGAACACGGTGCTTAGACAGGAGCTGACGCGTTTCAATCGCCTCCTGACCTATATTAAACTGAGCCTGATCGACGTTCAACGAGCAATTCAAGGACAGATAAGCATGATTCCGGAGCTGGAACGTGTCTACCGAGCTATGCTGATCGGCAAAGTTCCTCAAGCTTGGCTCAACAAGAGTTATCCATCGCTAAAACCGCTGGGCGGTTACATAAACGATTTCGTGCACCGTTTGGGTTTCTTCCAACGTTGGATCGACGACGGTGAACCGAAAGTGTATTGGATGAGCGGATTCTACTTCACCCAATCCTTTTTGACTGGGGTTTTACAGAATCATTCCCGAAAAAACAAGCTCCGCATCGATGATCTGGCAATGGCTTTCGAGGTGCTAGAATTCGAAACCGAAGATAAGATAGAAAAACGAACCGAAATCGGAACCTTCGTGCGGGTAAGTTCGACTGGGGACGTCTCTATAAtgctttttgtttgaatttcattaTCTGGTAAGTCTTGATAACTTGAGAATACTTTCTCAATGAATTTAAACACTGTGTTATGGTGTGCGAAAATCATAAGATACGTTTGATTTTTACTCTCTTTAAATAATCACAGATTGGGTAAAATGTATTTACAAATAATACAATTAAACGCCACTTAATATTAAtctcattacattacattacacaacacatgCAATCATAAGGATCGTCGTGCTAAAAATGAGGACTACGTAACATTTGACGTGAGTATTTATTAttaacagaacaaaaaaaaacacttaagaCGTATTTCAATTTTGGAGTTATGtctatttgaaaaattggtaaGAGTgtgttcgagcccaagagtaaacatcgatcacagttgtaaagcttgcttcatttagaattggaacaaaaacaattgcctgtatttcagttatttattattggatttcagatcttttttcatacaaatgtattttttttttgctgagatTTGCATCCGtagggatgattcatcccgatCCCATACAAATGtatatttttcttcatatttttaagaaaaaatatggataaaattatttttcacggTTTCGAAAGAATTCTCGAATATTTCCAGAAACACGGCTAATTAGGTGGCGCACACcttcttcgtccatcgtttAAGCTATCTTATTCCAtcaggtcttcatctgattgatgtctttgacaacctttcgctttgccttgagtctcctcttcatgattgcccagtatttctcaataagtataatttatttttggagacACTCCTTTTGGTATAGTTCCGACGCCATTGTCTTATTCgtaacgaaaactttcgttttttttttgccttagcTGCAAACGCCCcgccaaatcataaattttcgtgcaaaaaacaaatttgaatttggctTGAACATTCCCCCGAGCCGTTGCCacgtaaaatttttgacctaaGATTTATTGACCAGACCGTGATTACCGTTTATGACTCAAAATTTGTGAATTCAGTAGCAGTATATAGCTTTCGAAATTGATTACgataatgttttatttcatgaaGTATGGTTATCATCTGTGTAGGCTTCGATTTTGCATACCATAATTATCAACAAAAGATTTGCAAATGAAGTGATTTATGTTTAAATGTTTTATGTGCCTTAGATCTAATTACCTGCAGGGGTCGATGATGAGCTTCAAGGTTTTCGCTCTGCAGTTTAGCCTGTATCCATCTCGTTTCCAATAAGGCATTTCCCGACTTGTCAActaaacagctgatttctcatgtttacaattttcggcatctgGTGGTAGgctaaaaacaacaacaacactacgcatgttcaatggccgaatagtaacgaaaccaaattgaaGGTGCAATAGTAATGGTTAtgtaaaattcttaattttttaaactagctaacattaaaaaattgtagacatgacatactttgaaggtaatgttgatgttatgtaatgttaatttgaaaaaaattatatcttttgaagaaataatttaacagtgctaatctcccaaattcaaaatggcgaccagtaggtgtttacattttccaaaacaaaacaaaatgctaccctaccaccatctgtctcaggaaatgctCTATTACAATTCCAACTGATTTCGGCCTGCAAAATGCTTCCAATTGGTCAGTTGCCAATTCACCTTTCCTCTTGCTTCTAAACAAACTGGTTGTGCCCCAACACAGTCTTAAGCTGCACTTTTCCTGGCTATGCACACCAAAACTCTCACTCTTCTCACGCACACCTTCTATTGATGAGTGTTGGTTTCTCTCGCACGATGAGTAAATAGCCGATGCCACACAAACTTTATCCTTGGGTGAGTACACCCGATCTTCTCACGCTCGATGCGAATTTGGCCTACGCCACGCACACTTTATACTGGAGCTTTAGGTGTGACACTGTGCCGTGTGAGGCCAgagtttatttattatatgcccttttgtgatgttcgttcagatttcatattcatgaaatggcggacatgtctcaaaaaaggctatttgaggaactttttgaaacttgaagttcacaaaAGGCTAtctgagacctaatttgtaacttttatacagTGTGGATGCGAtaaacatgtcacaaaaaaggctatttgagaaacttcgtggagcttgaagttcacagaaggctatttgaggaacttcttggaacttgaagctcacagaaggctatttgaaacctaatttgtaacttttgtactgtgtgggtgcgattgacatgtcacaaaataggctgtttgaggaacttcttggaacttgaagttgacagaaggctatttgaggaacttcttggaacttgaagttcacagaaggctattcgagacctaatttgtaacttttatactgtgtggatgcgattgacatgtcacaaaaacgctatttgaggaactttttggaacttcaagtccttagaaggctatttgaggaacatttggaaacattcattctcacattcgagaaaatttggaACTAATTCCATTTGGAacttttgttcagcgaaatttgAACTTcggaggcacgagtttaagtaggtATGAGACTTTTTATTGTTTGGGATGTTATGTTACCTCTACGAGGGTTTCCAATAGCGCTAAGCTCTCCGTAACAATATCGCTTGTTGTTATGGGATTCTAGTGCACGGGAAGGTCAACGCACTTTATCGTGATCTAAGATGAAATTGCGTCGGCTTTCATAGGATGtttcataataataaaatttcatgaaCGATTGTTACCTTTTCTGCTGCATGATGAACTTGGCTAATTTAGTCTCGTATCCACTACTTTCAGAGTAGATGAATGCCACGTTTTTTCTCAATCGGAATTCTAATGAGAattttggcggcgtgcaggtaCGTGGATTGCTGGTGTTCCTGTTTTTCGTCGCTTGGTGTTTAAAAAGGGCACTTTCATCAGAATAATGTGATTATTGCTTGGATGAGTTGAGGACTTACGACTTTACTTCTGACTTTCGATTGCTTGTAGTTAAATCACACACTTTCGGACCTCGCGATTGTTAGATACTTGATCACTCCTTGACTTTCTTGTTCGAATGACTTGCGGAAATACTAATGTGATCTTCTTTATTCCCGAGTTTCTTGTTTGGCTTGTCTGTCAAGTTTTCCAATATTGTTATGACGTGCACTCGCAGTACAGGCAAGACACGATTTTTGAACGTGAGCAATGTATGCGGATTCGAGCACTTGATTTTATTCTGCCGATTTGTTTAATAAATATCGAACGGTAATAGATTTAcccgaagtcagccttgacataggtttcatcgtccattagAAAACACCCGTAGAACTTGGAAAGCACTTGGTCGTATAGCTTccgagcacggattttggccacaCTGTTCTATTTTATGGTctgatttggctgtttgctagctcgatacgacttgattccttACCGGAGTCGAATTTTCCCCACGGTACTATGGGCTGCACCGGATGTTCTGGCCATATCACGGTCcgacagattggaattcctTTTAATCGTCctcaaaatcttaccacgcagtttccggtagacagttccactccgacgattggcttgaggctttcaaatcgtcgtcaatgttttCTTACATCGTTTGATTTCAGCAATTTCATCTGTTTAGCTAGTCtagatgcagaccacaatggattttccaaaaaactgtgcagaattttttccattctttcggcttccatgttgattgtttgcaAAGTACAGTGCCAAGTGCCTAAGTgccaagaacttccaaatccgtCTACCAGGCCATGAGCaccacaatatgagcaaaagtttgttccaattctaaatgaagcaactttaccggataagtttttgcaatgactgtccgccaactgtacATATCGTTGATacaagtcgcgaatgacataaagatgttaaaacgactatattcgaaacgaaaaaaaggTAAGATAAATAATTGCAACGTAATGTAAAATGAATATCTCAGAAGCAAAATTTAGAACACGGAATCACAGAATGCGTACAActtaattataattaaaaaaaaagctcaaattcAATCTTAAACTAACATTTCGATTCATTCAAAATCTTTTCACATTTGATCAATCGTGAAGAACATTCTTTAACTTATGGCAATGCCATACTGAAAATTAATACCCAGGGTCTTGGAAGTTAGATAAAACTAAACTCATTTTATCATCATCCATACTTCAGGGACTGTTCCTGGAAGGGGCCCGCTGGAATCGAGAGCTGAAGTGCCTGGATGAACCGCTGCCCCGGGTCCTATACGACACGATTCCAATCATATCGATGACTCCGACGCCCAAGGATAAAGCCGTTGTCCCGCAAATGTACCGCTACGATTGCCCGATCTACAAAACCAGTGCTCGCCGAGGGATTCTTTCGACCACTGGCCATTCGACAAACTTCGTCATGTTCCTGGACTTGGACAGTGCCGTTATGCCGGAGCATTGGGTTCTCCGAGGCACTGCTTGTCTGTGTCAGTTGGATGATTAGATGATTATGGTTTATTTAAGGGTGATCAGTGTTGCTTTAAACTATAGATAAAAATCAAGCCaaattttaagactttttacTGGAAACCCCATTTTGGAATTAGGTATATGATTGTCAAGCAATACTAGAATAACACTATACTTCTGAtcagataatttaaaatttcgtacTTTTCATGTAAACTTGAATACTGAATTCTTAGAGCATCTTGTTTATAATCTTGTGATCtgcaatttgaaataatttctttataaaacttatactaacgaaccttttgtattgaaccgaaaaagaagagaaataaaaaaaagtttgcgtGTGATATGCTTCAAAATAAACAGACTGTGCGGTCTTGATTTCGTCACTAGCGAATCACCAATCCCGGGAAAGCGGTGTGGAACGCGTTCTTATCTTATCAAATTACTCATCATACTCTTTACGAATGGAATACACCAAACTCCCTTACTTCCATACAAACTAAATATACTATAGGTACCGACAATGCTTATCTTATCTGGGAACCGATTACACCTGCGTGAAACGAATGCGAACAGGTACCACTGTTCACGAAGAACCTACGATAATAGTAGTATCCGAAAAGTGCTTGTGAAGAGTAGAAAAAAAGTTGCcgtaactaaaattttattttttgctcatcTAAAATAATCGACAGATTCAAATCAGAACTACATAACCATGCAGCTACTGAAAAGGAAAGCCTTCTACTTCACCCTCCTGATTGGTAAGCTTCGGAAATTGCAACATTAAGAATACTGTGGAATCATGAAAATCTTCTGGAGGTCACACCCAAGCTATGATTCAGCGTTCAAATATGTGAAGTGTATGGGACTAAAgcaataaagcttagttcttttagaaatgggacagttacgaatgcgtgtatctcaaaaacctttcgtttgatctaaaaactttctatgaaggaaatgaaggtaattttatgataattcatgaaaaaatttgaaaaaaaatatttatcgttttttttgtaagaataaattctactttattcttggtacctcccatcggctagcgcacacttttttcagtcatgatattgatcagtttttcaaactaatacttagtcaaatctgtattttaggtggctataACCTCTTCCTTAAATTTCCGCTACTTtttggaccaatacttctcttttaaaagaaactgagggcaatttagtggatacagatgtttcgaaattatcaaatttgattatctttgagccactttttgagcgtttttaatgaaatttctgctggcaaaatcgggcaataacgaagtaaaaccatcatgagattaaatttaaagtataatcggttagtatagatcgtattttgtgaagggtacataaaagattacactttttaggcttttataaacagcgaaaaccatagttttagttttgaatattgttatttctttccacaggagcataattttagcaaatcataatatttcataaaaaataaccagcaagtacatactttaatatcctcgggaccttgccacgagcagacatggtataagactcaaccgctggaatttgtttaaaatagagtatttcataagttttgtcgttcatcagaaatcatctgtcccatagcctggGAACCGGCTATTCAGCTTACGAGTTGTGGAACAAGcaaaaatttagtgtttgaggtgtggtttgaatgactcattacgaggcaacactttcagcttattggagaaaaaaaatttttggaaatttaagaGATCTACCCTTAGtatttttgcttttgaaaattaaaaaagctggtatgagacttgattctctgatgacccttagccgaagttgccgatcatatgcttcactccaatgcttgatttgaactttgtggacatttttgacagtatttgcatacttttccaccactcacatacagtaattcttcgaataatcaacggttttgtcagctatcaatttgattatgatggattttgaatgaaactgtgcaaaattattcattcctttttctcttgcaccgtaaatatctcaaaaatgcataattttgaaatttcgataaaaataggtcgaatagtactttttacaggcaacaaattgctgccaaaattttgaatgtccgattactagtaaacgagctataagcaaaggaaagtgtcccatttctaaaagaactaagctttagtatgGCCAATATACGAAGGTTATATGAactaaaattgtgaaatttgatcAGAACTAGTAATAATTAcacgaaatatttattttcacgtGTAAGTTGGACTCGaagaataaattgaaaagtgtGATGGAAAACTGTTGTGTGGCTATGCGGGGTATGGGATTACACGCAATAAGTGTTAGAAAATTCACGTAGACCATCATATGTGGAATATATGTatcaagcttcaaaaattgctCATATAAGTAaagatttttatcgattttgataGTTCTGTTAAAAATGCCTTCTGGAGTTCAAATATAGGGGGCTGAAATTGTTTGGACCGTAGAAGCTGAAAAGACCATTTTCAGTATTGGGATTTAGAGCTCGAAGGCGTTTAAGTTTGTATGGATTCGGTGCTGTTTGTTCTACCAAAACTGATAAAAGCGCTTGGTCTTGGTGAATAAGTAGGCAATTTTTATAACAGAATATAATTATAAACAAGTGACAAAACAGTAACATTTAAGGATTGAAATGAATAATATCTCTAGTTTGAGGATAGACAAAAATAACAGCAGAGATTCGTACTCCTAAAAGCTTTGAATTTTGTTCGCTCTTTTTAGATTAGGTTTTGTTCAACGATTCCCTTGTTGATAAAATAAGCTGAAAATTGACTCCGTACTTTCTAGCAAACGAAGAAGCATGTTTTGTGGATTTGGATAGAAAATAATCTAACTAGAAACATTTTAATGTTCAATTGCAGTTCTCCTCAGCGTCTGCTTGGAGGAAACGGAAGCCCGACGAAAGATTCTCCGCGGCCGACGAACGGTAACCCGAACTTATAAACGTAAGAATCTCAGTGAAACATACGCtagcttaattttcaaaataattgtatcaaactttttttttcaggaggAACTCTCATTCCAGCATGGGCCATCATCGCACTGGTAGGAGTTGTATACATGATTATTGGAGGGCTTTCGTATCTAGTGTTCCGAAAAGTGGTTCTTCAAACGCCTTTAGAGAATGTTAACTCCTACACACCAGCCATGATGCAAGATCACGAGTGAATAGGGTGCCGTTGATAAATCGTGATATTGAATACCACCTTAGTGTTTAATACATCGCCTCTACTAAGATACATACAAAAAGTACATTAAAAAGTGAACCGTTTACGAAGCAATGATCATGTTttgctaaatttgattttacttTACAAAAATCGAGACCAAGAATGCCAGTGaattaaattaaagtaacaCACATGTATTTGACGGATCCTTAAAACGAataaaaagttctaaaaattcaacaaatgttttgaataaataaaaaaaactgacatcACAGAAACAACAAGCTTTTTAAAGGAAAGAAAACTACAAATAAGGTACATCGGGGTAACTGAGGACAGTTATCTATATATGTAGTTTAACCACAGACTTATAAAGACATGGCCCTCTATATAAAAAGCGATTGCACTGCCATCTGGTATCTATATTGCCCTAGCTTGTGAGTTGCGCTGAATGAACCAGGTAGTCGTGAAATCTTCACATtcatattcaattgaaaataaacaacactAATTCTCAATGATTGCAGTAGATCATCGGTTCCtaggaaatttctcaaatttccttGTGAAAACTCGGTCAAATCCTCGGTACGTTCATATAAGCGACAACGAATAGATCATTTTATCAAAAGTTCTTATTAAAATTGCTTATTGGTTTCTAGATTGGCAATCAGTGATAGCCCGTTTTATAGTATCAACCAACATACGGATTAGCCAACCAAATTCTTGCaataaagttttaattgtgCAAGAGAATGCAATTGTGTCGAAATTAGGATAGGCAATATCTTGTTTCGACAAgacgacgatggatggaacgcagtgctgtgtgcggatttcaggtgaattgtcgagttcattcataatgcaaattaattcaaattttcaatacattggcaaaaaatgaaccaaagcTGGCTTGCAACAAACTAGTACACAATCTACATTGCATCTAACAATCGAGAAAATTaagatcaaacatttgaaaaaaattctaaacgaCAGGTGATATTACTCCCATCTTCTATTGTTCGGCTTTCGCTCTATCAACTGTTTGAGTTTTCGAAGAAtgcatcaaatttttgtttaaaatacctcaaaatttatttattccccatttcgggatttttggaaaaatcggagtgacaaaaaaaaagaattttcatagtgattagtatgattttgtctttgaaaaaaaacattaaaaaggttaaaaaatcttcaaaaaaataaaatgttttagaccccccggtggattatttcaaatttgggctcaaataaaaggggaaagtcccagctttcgaatggtaaaaaattagcgatgctaattttcgataaatcaaATCGTTCCATGAGAGACATCGtgacgaagtgtaacctgtatatgacgctcattagaccggttgttcgagaaggacctgcgtacactcggagtattcgagcgacgagtgttaagaaccatctttggcggcatacaggagaacggagAGTGGAGGTGAAGGATGAATCACGAGCTCCTGCGATCCTACGGTGAAGCCaatatccagaaggtggtgaaggctggccggatacgctgggcaggaaatgttgcgagaatgccggacgactatcctgcaaaacaggtgttcgctacgaatccggtataggaacaagacgagcgggggcgcaacgagcgaggtggttagaccaagtggagcgtgatctggcgaacgtggggtgcccgagaaattggagcacggttgccatggaccgagtgaattttaggaattatgttcgtcaaattatgtcgtgagacggaatactatgtaaataaaataaaataaataaataacattcaactatgaatatgatagattcaactatagtaatacaattgattcaactgtaaatatgatagaattaactacaaatgtataaaatatagaaaattaaaCTATAtgtttatgattgattgtgtgatacttgaatactatagtgttcatccgtgttcatgagcaaaaattaaaaaaaaaatcgttaatgtAAGGCCGTGTTCCCTGCAGCGACATCGGTGGCCAAGCGCAAGCGCTCTCCGGCGAAGGAGAAACATTTTGCTCTACCAGTTGCTGGCAGCGGTCTTGTAGTAGGCCGAAAGTTCCTGGAATTTGGAAAGGTGCACCTAATCTGGCTACTCTCGAAATCGACGTGGGTCTCGACGTTCCTTTTCCTGGCAGGATCCCGCAGGATACTAGCATTGGTATTTAAGTCAGCGTATCGTAGATTGATGTCATGGTATTTAGTGAATTTTCCAACATAAGTTCAATCTTCGCCGGATGCAGAAGCACGCACTTCTAAGGATGTCTTCCGGGGTTGATTAGTTAAGACGCACTATTTTCTGGGCAACCATACATCAAActgcaaaaacaacaacagctgaGGAAACAGGACGTGAATATCGGGATTTCCGGTCATGTTTTCTAGCATCGTGGCGGCTAAAACGAGTTAGATGAagaatgctgaaaaattaattaaaagaaaataaatcgtAGCCAcaaaattattccgaaaaaaaacatcttaagataTATCTAataacttccaatataaacagaatttaaatttacaatatttatagtagacttcattgaatcaatcatggaaataaaattgaatctatcatatttataataatatcaatcatataattatagttgatctactataattattgttgaatgtatgacatcaatcgtacattattaggatatattgacagttctttaCGAACACTACCTTATCGAAagggcctcagccataacctctaAACGAGTATGAAAAGATTAATTACATCAAAAAGGCGTACCAAAAAACG
This sequence is a window from Uranotaenia lowii strain MFRU-FL chromosome 3, ASM2978415v1, whole genome shotgun sequence. Protein-coding genes within it:
- the LOC129757889 gene encoding uncharacterized protein LOC129757889, with translation MQLLKRKAFYFTLLIVLLSVCLEETEARRKILRGRRTVTRTYKRGTLIPAWAIIALVGVVYMIIGGLSYLVFRKVVLQTPLENVNSYTPAMMQDHE